The Christiangramia flava JLT2011 genome has a segment encoding these proteins:
- a CDS encoding CoA transferase subunit B, with protein sequence MALDKNGIAQRIAREVRDGYYVNLGIGIPTLVANFVRDDIQVEFQSENGILGMGPFPVEGEEDADLINAGKQTITALPGASYFDSAMSFGMIRGKHVDLTILGAMEVAENGDIANWKIPGKMVKGMGGAMDLVASAENIIVAMMHTNKAGESKLLKKCSLPLTGVGCVTKIVTNLAVLEVTAEGFKLIERAPGVSVEEIQAATEGTLLIEGEIPEMDLV encoded by the coding sequence ATGGCACTAGATAAAAACGGAATCGCGCAGCGCATCGCACGGGAAGTCAGGGATGGATATTATGTGAACCTTGGGATTGGGATACCTACCCTGGTCGCCAATTTTGTAAGGGATGATATTCAGGTGGAATTCCAGAGTGAAAACGGGATCCTTGGAATGGGGCCTTTCCCGGTAGAGGGCGAAGAAGATGCTGACCTCATCAATGCAGGAAAACAAACCATTACCGCTCTGCCAGGTGCCAGCTATTTTGATTCGGCGATGAGTTTTGGGATGATTCGTGGAAAACATGTAGATCTCACCATTCTGGGCGCTATGGAAGTTGCTGAAAATGGGGATATCGCCAACTGGAAAATCCCTGGCAAGATGGTGAAGGGTATGGGGGGCGCTATGGATCTGGTCGCTTCCGCGGAAAATATTATCGTGGCGATGATGCATACCAATAAAGCCGGAGAATCGAAATTGCTGAAAAAATGTAGCCTTCCCCTTACCGGTGTGGGCTGCGTGACGAAGATCGTCACTAATCTGGCAGTGCTGGAAGTTACCGCTGAAGGTTTCAAATTAATTGAAAGAGCTCCTGGAGTGAGCGTGGAAGAAATTCAGGCTGCTACCGAAGGAACTTTACTGATAGAAGGTGAAATTCCGGAAATGGACCTGGTTTAA
- a CDS encoding CoA transferase subunit A: MITKTVENVQEALQGVKDGMTFMLGGFGLCGIPENSIAELKRLNIKNLTCISNNAGVDDFGLGLLLHKKQIDKMISSYVGENEIFEKQMLSGELEVELIPQGTLAARCQAAQQGFPAIYTPAGYGTEVAMNKETREFDGKMYVLEEAFKADFAFVKAWKGDRAGNLIFKGTARNFNPVMCGAAKITVAEVEELVEPGELDPNQIHIPGIFVQRIFQGANYEKRIEQRTVRQKA; this comes from the coding sequence ATGATTACGAAAACTGTTGAAAATGTTCAGGAGGCATTGCAGGGCGTGAAAGATGGCATGACATTCATGCTGGGAGGTTTCGGCCTTTGTGGTATTCCTGAAAATTCCATAGCCGAACTCAAGCGGCTGAATATAAAGAATCTTACCTGTATTTCGAATAATGCCGGGGTCGACGACTTTGGGTTGGGTTTGCTGCTTCATAAGAAACAAATTGATAAGATGATCTCTTCCTATGTTGGGGAAAACGAGATTTTCGAAAAACAAATGCTAAGCGGGGAACTCGAAGTGGAACTGATTCCGCAGGGGACGCTGGCTGCAAGATGCCAGGCCGCGCAACAAGGCTTTCCGGCGATCTATACACCGGCGGGCTATGGAACAGAGGTAGCCATGAACAAGGAAACCCGGGAGTTTGATGGCAAAATGTATGTTTTGGAAGAAGCTTTTAAAGCTGATTTCGCCTTTGTGAAAGCCTGGAAAGGCGACAGGGCAGGAAACCTGATTTTCAAAGGAACGGCGAGAAACTTTAACCCGGTGATGTGCGGTGCGGCGAAGATTACCGTGGCTGAGGTGGAAGAACTTGTGGAGCCTGGTGAACTCGACCCGAATCAGATTCATATTCCGGGGATTTTCGTGCAACGAATTTTTCAGGGAGCGAATTATGAAAAGAGAATTGAACAACGAACTGTAAGACAAAAAGCATAA